GTTGGGTTACTCCTGATTTGCATCCCCCTACAACAACTTCTAACATCGTTTCGTACCAATCCGTTAATTTTCTGGATGGGGATCGTCTGGGCAATCTCTTTGGGATTTAGTTTCGTTTGGTACTTTCAAGGGATGGAGAAAATGAAATGGGTTGCTTTGCTTGATTTTCTGGCAAAAGGACTTGCGACCGTTGCGATTTTCTTTTTCATTCATGAACCGGACGACGTATGGTTGGTGTTTCTTTTCTATAGTATCGCGAACATTGTTTCGATGCTGTTTGCCGCGATGTTGGCTTATCGGGAAATGCCGTTTGTCTTGCCGACGATAGCGCTGTCATGGCAAATGATACGATTGGGACTCACGTTGTTTTTCTCACGAATGTCGATCAATTTTTATTCAACGGCAAATGTGTTTGTACTCGGTTTGTTTACATCACCGGCTCAAGTGGGTATCTTCGCGGGTGCCGATAAACTTGGAAAAGCGTTTTGCGCAATAACAGCACCAATTACCTATGCTACATTTCCTCGTATGAGTCATACATTAGTCAGAAACAGAGACGAAGGCCGGAAGCTAATCATAAAGAGTTCCTTGTTGATGTTCTCCTCGAGCGCAGTTCTTTCTTTGTTCAACTTTGTTATTGCACCCTATTATACAAAATACTATTTAGGAGCTGGTTTTGAAGAGGCGACCGAAGTACTTCGCTGGCAATCATTGCTCATTTTAACCGGCGCAATGAGTAATGTCTTCGCAGTGCAATGGTTGTTGCCGCTTGGTTTTGATAAAATGTATAACAGAATAACAATCATCTCTGCGGCCGCACATATTGTATTGGCTGCTTGGTTAGCAACGCGGTTTGGAGCAGTAGGGATGGCGTGGACTGTGATTTTAACTGAACTACTTGTTGTAATCTGTACGTTGTTTGTATTGTCGAAACGCAAGTTGCTTCCTTGGAATCCACAAGCCCTTCATGAGAATACGAATGAATCAAATGGACGCTAAACTATTCTCATCGTTTGCAGAGCGGATTAGTAATACAGCCGAAAATGAATTGACTACCAAGATGATGCAGTTGTCTTCGGTCGGAGTTGACGTCATCGATCTGGTGAATGTGCCATGGTTTGAAAATGGTTTACGGTTCGATCCGAAACTAGTACCGGAGTTGTATCAAGCTGCTGCAACGACCGTACAAACCTATCATCCCGATGCAAAAGGGAAAATCGAACTTCGCAACGCAATCGCCGCATGGTATCGCCGACGTGGCGTTACGGTTTTACCGGAAAACATTGTTATCACACCCGGCACCAGCCTCGCTTACTTCTTGTTGTTTCGGATGTTCAGCATCGATCAAGGGGAGGTGATGTGTCCCGAACCAAGTTACCCGTTGTTCGACGACATTGCTGAGTTATCGGGATTGCAAGTTCGTAACTATCCTTTGGAAGAATCGAGCGGGTGGCGAATTTGGGCGGATCGGATTAACAACAGAGTGACTAAGGATACCCGGGCAATCTGTTTGGTTTCGCCGCATAATCCCACCGGAGCAGTTCATTCTGAAGCAGAGTTAACTGAACTGAGCGAAGTATGCCGCCGCCATCAATTGCCGGTAATTTTCGATGAAGTATTCTCCGAATTTCGTTTCACAGAAGCAGGAAAAGTAAATACAACGCCACTGCCTCGTCCGACTGCTATCAACAGTTACCCATTGTCGTTTTTGTTGAATGGCTTCTCGAAAGCATTGGCAATGCCTGGGCATAAGATTGGTTGGGTTGTCGTCGACGGAACCGATAGCGCAGCAGTGAACAAAGCGGTCAAAGCACTAACCTATCTCACAGACACGTTTCTCCCTGTCAGTGAAATTGCGCAGTCGTTTGCAGCAAACGTGTTATCGCTTCGCGATGGATTGACTGCCGATGATACTTCCCGTATGATAGCCGAGCTGTTGGCGATTCGCCGGAGCATTGTCATTAATGAATTTGCGAATGATCCCCGATTTGAGTTTCATCATCCGGCCGGGGGAGTGTAT
This genomic stretch from bacterium harbors:
- a CDS encoding flippase, with product MIDKLVHRVREELRKGIVKNILWLYLVHIVNYLIPLITIPYLTRTLGREGWGVFAFFQSFALYITSIVDFNFIQSGTREVSRFRDDKWKRSQIVAGVIGAKLLLSVGLLLICIPLQQLLTSFRTNPLIFWMGIVWAISLGFSFVWYFQGMEKMKWVALLDFLAKGLATVAIFFFIHEPDDVWLVFLFYSIANIVSMLFAAMLAYREMPFVLPTIALSWQMIRLGLTLFFSRMSINFYSTANVFVLGLFTSPAQVGIFAGADKLGKAFCAITAPITYATFPRMSHTLVRNRDEGRKLIIKSSLLMFSSSAVLSLFNFVIAPYYTKYYLGAGFEEATEVLRWQSLLILTGAMSNVFAVQWLLPLGFDKMYNRITIISAAAHIVLAAWLATRFGAVGMAWTVILTELLVVICTLFVLSKRKLLPWNPQALHENTNESNGR
- a CDS encoding pyridoxal phosphate-dependent aminotransferase, with translation MNQMDAKLFSSFAERISNTAENELTTKMMQLSSVGVDVIDLVNVPWFENGLRFDPKLVPELYQAAATTVQTYHPDAKGKIELRNAIAAWYRRRGVTVLPENIVITPGTSLAYFLLFRMFSIDQGEVMCPEPSYPLFDDIAELSGLQVRNYPLEESSGWRIWADRINNRVTKDTRAICLVSPHNPTGAVHSEAELTELSEVCRRHQLPVIFDEVFSEFRFTEAGKVNTTPLPRPTAINSYPLSFLLNGFSKALAMPGHKIGWVVVDGTDSAAVNKAVKALTYLTDTFLPVSEIAQSFAANVLSLRDGLTADDTSRMIAELLAIRRSIVINEFANDPRFEFHHPAGGVYFVVALPFGLHAEDVSVGLLEEEHIFVHPGFFYNIPGEHIVFTYIMESERLRSAIKTVHRYLSNRIQ